Proteins encoded in a region of the Mucilaginibacter sabulilitoris genome:
- a CDS encoding helix-turn-helix domain-containing protein, whose amino-acid sequence MSNTRNESVLVDFGKNLQKIRKKKGISLRQLEILSEVDFSEIHRLEKGKRNPTLTVIIALAKGLKIERAELLNF is encoded by the coding sequence ATGAGTAATACTCGAAATGAAAGCGTTTTAGTAGATTTTGGTAAAAACCTTCAGAAAATTAGGAAAAAAAAGGGAATTAGTCTTCGTCAATTAGAAATCCTATCTGAGGTCGATTTTAGCGAGATACATAGATTGGAAAAAGGTAAAAGAAATCCAACTCTTACAGTAATAATTGCATTGGCAAAAGGATTAAAAATAGAAAGAGCAGAGCTTTTAAATTTTTAA
- a CDS encoding TlpA family protein disulfide reductase, whose product MKKLTIVLVLALLCLKFYTQAQEKAHLIDLKPGDKMPDVKITNIINSKVSFAKISDYKGKLIILDFWSTWCAACIDGFSHLDSLQRLFPDKIHVLLVNPKKEGDNEKGVKVVINRMNEWSSHPFKLPIVLQDTAISNNFQIHGLPHCAWIGPNGYVIGITGKEEVTLENIKKGIAGEMIEITEGKH is encoded by the coding sequence ATGAAAAAATTAACGATCGTACTCGTATTGGCATTGCTATGCCTAAAATTTTATACACAAGCGCAAGAAAAAGCTCACTTAATAGATTTGAAGCCTGGCGACAAAATGCCGGATGTCAAGATTACCAACATTATTAATTCAAAGGTCAGTTTCGCAAAAATTTCAGATTATAAAGGAAAACTTATTATCCTGGATTTTTGGTCAACCTGGTGTGCCGCATGTATTGATGGATTTTCACACCTTGATTCCTTACAACGGTTATTCCCGGATAAAATTCATGTTTTACTAGTAAATCCCAAAAAAGAAGGTGATAATGAAAAAGGTGTAAAAGTTGTCATTAACCGGATGAATGAATGGTCCTCGCACCCCTTTAAACTGCCCATTGTACTGCAAGACACCGCTATTTCCAATAATTTTCAGATACATGGTCTTCCACATTGCGCCTGGATTGGTCCCAATGGCTATGTCATCGGGATAACTGGAAAGGAAGAAGTTACCCTGGAAAATATAAAAAAAGGAATTGCCGGCGAAATGATCGAGATAACTGAAGGCAAACATTAA